TCCCTTTTTCCTAAACCTGCCGAAAGGCGAACGACCTCAAAAGGCCTTTCGCCCATGCGCTTCCAGGGGACGCCACCTCGATCGGCAGACAAAAGCAGGATGGGCATCGGCCCGGTCAGGAGGCGTCTGGAGGACGGAGACGGTTGCCTCGAACCCTCACCGGCGAGGGGATTGGAGCGGTCCTTGAATCGGTGGATCCGACGACGCCTGTCCTGAAGAGCCTGCGGATTCGGGCGCTCAAACCCGTCTCCCCTTCCGGGGCCGGTGACGGTACAATGGAGGAAAGGGGGAGGATCTGCCATGAAGCGAATCGGCATCATCGCCCACGACGAGCGGAAAGAGGATCTGCTCCTGTGGGTCGGCCGCAACCTCGAGGCCTTTCGCGAGATCCACCTTTTCGCCACGGGGACGACGGGGAGACTCCTGGTCGAGCGCTATCCGGGCCTTGAGGTGACGCGATTCCGCAGCGGCCCCCTCGGCGGCGACCAGCAGATGGGAAGCCACATCGCCGAGGGCGAGATCGACGGCCTCATCTTCTTCATCGACCCCCTGGGGACACATCCCCACGACGTGGACATCAAGGCCCTGCTGCGTCTGGCCGTTCTCTACAACATCCCTTCGGCCTTCAACCAGGCCACGGCCGACTTCCTCGTCACCAGCCCCCACTTCCGGGGCGGCTACGTCCCTCAGAGAAAGAGTTACGAGCCCTATATCAACCGCTTCGCCGCCAAAGGCTGAGACGTCAGACGCCGCGGCGCGCCGTGGCCCTGATCTCGGCGATCCAGCCCGGGGCCAGGACGAGGGCGACGCCGACCATGATGACGGCCATGGCGACGACGTTGACGGCGCTCACGGCCTCTCCCAGGACGAGCCAGCCCAGGAGGGAGGCCACGAGAGGATTGGTGAAGGCGTAGCTCGTGGCCACGGCGGGACGGGTCGACCTCAGCAGGAAGAGATAGATGCAAAATCCGACGAGGGAGCCGGCGGTGACGAGAAAGACCTCGCCCATGAGGGCACGGGCGGGCAGGGGCCAGACGACGGACTCTCCCCGGAAGAGGCCGACGGCGAGGACGACGAAGCCGCCGGTGATCA
The DNA window shown above is from Aminithiophilus ramosus and carries:
- a CDS encoding methylglyoxal synthase, with the protein product MKRIGIIAHDERKEDLLLWVGRNLEAFREIHLFATGTTGRLLVERYPGLEVTRFRSGPLGGDQQMGSHIAEGEIDGLIFFIDPLGTHPHDVDIKALLRLAVLYNIPSAFNQATADFLVTSPHFRGGYVPQRKSYEPYINRFAAKG